AGTTGAAAATTTCTAGCTTTTTCGTAATGCTCTTATCATTTatcattcaatttttaaaattgatataatgaTTGATAATAAAAAGCTTTTTAATTGTTACATGCTCCCCTCTCACTAAAATATTAGTTACATAAAGGAAATTCGGGATAAAGATGTtgattattcaaattttaaagctTGTTTTATATAGGGAAATATGTTGTATTATGgcaagataaaattataataagtatttttatacaaacatataattatatCCTAGTTTACCCGtaaaccaaaataataaaaaatatgactaAAGTGTGGATCTATCGAGGAGGGTAGAGGTTACTCGTGGGTTAAACACCAATAGCATTTGTGTCAACTATATAAGAGATCAACACCACTAtttatccaaaaccttaaagtAATAGGTCAATGaatctttcacctttatatactactctactttctcatttctatccaacgTGGAATTTGGACTCACGGATTCCCAACCTAAATTacattttatcttcttttttttaccTCTTGATGTATAGTATATATGTTAAATTACTTTTCAGTTGTGTGTATTATTACTTTTAGTTCATTTTCTTAAATAGAAAAGAAGTCATTTCATGTGTAccaagaataaaattattatctgGAGTAGTTTTATTAATGTAAGAATTAATTGAATAGTTTTGCATTAACAATAATCATTCAAGAATAACAGCTTCTATTTTGGATGTCAATAATATCACATCCTTAAGAAGAAAATGTCAATCaatttacattaatgtttaacttaaaaaatagaaaatacatgaTTAATATGTTAATCTAATGAGTTATCAAAAGTTTGTTTCTTTATTCGAAGCTGTCATCAATTCCATTAGTTAAATCCAGCTAAGATTGAGTTGTGAGTAAAGAATTTAGTCATCCAATGAATCAGAGTCCGGTATATGCAATAAATTGAAACATTCAGAATGCACAGAGATTTTCATCTGAATGGTTATAAGACTGTTAATAGCAgatgattaaatttattaagttaCAGCTACGGAATACACTTGCTTTTGTACCTTAGTGAAGTATGTCAGTAGCAGAATATTGGATGTACAGTGGCAGGGAAGTCACAGTTCACACATAAACACGTACAATTAAggatctttatcttcttttttagACTGGCAAAACTAAACTGAGTAGGACATAAAAAGGAGGAAAAATTCAAGGGACATTCATAGAATCAGGAGACATTGATATCATCTGAAGAAGGCTTGAATTTGAGAATGTCTCTTCCAGTGCAGGTCCTTTGCTAATTCCTCCATCAAGACTTTCTTTAGTCAAGTGTACTAACTCCCTCACAACATCAACCATTCCCAACCTTCCATCAACACCAAATAAGAGGCATCTTGTGGCAAGATCAGCAATGATCTGCATTTGCTCTTGCCGATACTGTGGTTGTTCATCATAGCAAAGAAAAGGGTCAaaaatttcttgaaattttcCAGCCCTTATATGCTGCAAGGCTGAACTTGGTAAATCCAAGCGATTTGAGCCTGAGATGATTTCAAGAAGCAACACACCCATGTCATAGACATCATTTTTGCAGATGCCAAAGCCTTCGTGGTTCTTGTGTAAGTGAGAACCATAGTAAAAATTGGAGTTGAGCAGACCAAATCCTGCAATCTTGACagaataatcatcatcaaggaAGATGCATGCAGATTTAAGGTTATGGTGAAATATGGGAGGAGAGTTCTCGTAGTGTAGGAATGCAAGAATGCTAGCTGTTTCTGCAGCGATAGTCAATCTCCTGTACCAATCTAAACGTAGTTGTTGTCCTTTGCTTTGATGTAAATGTTCCTCCAGAGTACCATTGGAAGGAAACTCATAAACTACTAGAGTGTTGCCAGATTCAATACAGCAACCAAGAATGCGGGCCATGTTTCTATGCACAGTAGAAGACAGAACTTCGATCTGTGACAGAACTTGAATTAAGTCTTTCTTCTCACATTGTAATTTGTGGACAGCTATGTGAGATCCATCCCTCAAAACTCCAGCGAAAATTGTCCCATTATTGGCATGCATAAGTTTTTTAACCTCTGCAAAACCTTTAGTGGCTTCCTCTAGCTCGTGGAGGCTGAACAGTCGAGTTTTACAAGCTTTGGGGATTGAAATGTTTTGATAGTAAGCCTGCTCCGTGTCAAACATCCCCGGTTTTGCTGGCCttttaagaagataaaatagAGCAACCAGGGAGGCAACGATCAGAACTGGGCCAATGATTCCTGCATGTTGAGTTTAGAATGCT
This Vigna angularis cultivar LongXiaoDou No.4 chromosome 4, ASM1680809v1, whole genome shotgun sequence DNA region includes the following protein-coding sequences:
- the LOC108322274 gene encoding probably inactive receptor-like protein kinase At2g46850 yields the protein MSPILLLTFLLLLLCFPFSSSLQPSLPPNSCTQTCGDLHVPFPFYVNSSCQSISTAFHLSCTNSSTLFLRIGSVSYKVLEFFPDGLLVDFPGSSSCRQYNDLNSFDRSFAGKDNFGVSVDNVIGLYDCEDSSLCKADCETIDLPGCDGRGGGSLACCYPLSDHTIWHVGYGFSVFSQFGCRGVSSWAVLRGSTWGKRGVKLEWALPRNSSDQVCARNADMINATSIEGGVRCACQNGYIGDGFANGTGCLQACIKDGKEAYGSDCNIKRQDQRKFVIIAGIIGPVLIVASLVALFYLLKRPAKPGMFDTEQAYYQNISIPKACKTRLFSLHELEEATKGFAEVKKLMHANNGTIFAGVLRDGSHIAVHKLQCEKKDLIQVLSQIEVLSSTVHRNMARILGCCIESGNTLVVYEFPSNGTLEEHLHQSKGQQLRLDWYRRLTIAAETASILAFLHYENSPPIFHHNLKSACIFLDDDYSVKIAGFGLLNSNFYYGSHLHKNHEGFGICKNDVYDMGVLLLEIISGSNRLDLPSSALQHIRAGKFQEIFDPFLCYDEQPQYRQEQMQIIADLATRCLLFGVDGRLGMVDVVRELVHLTKESLDGGISKGPALEETFSNSSLLQMISMSPDSMNVP